The genomic window CGACTTCTACCTGGACCTGCTCTTCTACCACCTGAAGCTGCGATGCTTCGTGGTCATCGATTTGAAGGTCGGTGCGTTCAAGCCGGACTACGCGGGCAAGATGAATTTCTATCTCAACGTTGTCGACGATATGCTCCGGCATGAACACGACAGCCCGTCCATCGGGCTGATCCTGTGCCAGGACAAGAAGAAGGTTCTGGCAGAGTATGCGCTGCGCGGCGTCAAGAAACCTATCGGAGTGTCGGAATACGAGCTGACCCGCGCCCTCCCGGAGACGCTGCGATCGGCGCTGCCCACGATTGAGGAGATCGAGGCGGAGCTGTCTGAATCTGATCAGGGTGGGCCGGGCTGACTCCCAGCCGCAGAACATGAAAGCGGCGCTAGGCGACCCGAACGAATCGAGATCCGCTGAATAGAGAGCCAAATCTATGTACCAGACCGGCGACACGATCCGTCAGACGCTCGAGGGCATCGAAAGCCATAAGTTCGTGCTTCCGGCAATCCAGCGCGAGTTCGTCTGGAAGCCGACCCAGATCACGCGCCTCTTCGACAGCATGATGCAGGGGTATCCTTTCGGCACCTTTCTCTACTGGGAAGTGGAGCCTCAGAACAGCAGTCGGTACCGGTTCTATGACTTCGTGCGTGACTACCATCAGCGGGACCAGCCACATTGCCCGCCGCTGGCGGTCCAGAACAACAAAGCGCTGACCGCCGTCCTCGACGGCCAGCAGCGATTGACCGCTCTCAACATCGGCCTGCGGGGCTCGATGGCGTGGAAGCTCCAGTACAAATGGTGGAACAACCCCGACGCGTTTCCGATCCGATATCTATACCTCGACCTGCTCGCCGACGCCGATGAGGAGGAAACAGGCGTTCGTTACCGCTTCGCATTCCTGACCCCGGAACGCGCTGAGAAGCCGGAGCCGGGGGAATGCTGGTTCAAGGTGGCGGACATCCTGGCGATGGAGCCGGGGCCGCCGCTCCTGGCCTGGCTCAACGAGCGGCTGGAGCAAGCGGATCTGAACAAGGCGTTCTCGGCCCTCGATCGGCTCTTTCAGATCGTCCACAACAAGAACCTGGTGGCCTACTACCAGGAGAAGAGCCAGGATCTCGAGAAGGTGTTGAACATCTTCATCCGCATGAACAGCGGCGGGACGATCCTCTCCTATTCCGACCTCCTGCTTTCGGTCGCCGTGGCGCAGTGGACACGCCTCGATGCACGGGAGGAGATCCACTCGCTGGTCGACGAGATCAACCAGGCCGGAGACGGATTCCGGTTCTCGAAGGATCTGGTGTTGAAGGCGGGTCTCATGTTGAGCGACATCGGCAACGTCGGCTTCAAGGTCGCCAACTTCAATCGCGACAACATGGCGGTGCTCGAGGAGAAGTGGCCGGAGATCAGGCGCGCGCTGGTGCTCACCGTGGAGCTGATGTCGTCCTACGGTTTCACCGGACAGACGCTGCGCGCCGACAGCGCGATTCTCCCGATCGCGTACTACCTTTTTCGCCAGCGGCCCAAATCGAGTTACGTGACCCACAACCGATACGCCGAGGACCGCGATCGCATACGCCAGTGGGTGGTTCGCAGCCTGGTGAAGTCCGGAATCTGGGGTAGCGGTCTCGACACGCTGCTGACCGCGCTGCGCGAGGTGCTGCGCGAGCACGGAAGGGAGCGGTTCCCGGCCAAGGAGCTGCACGACGCGATGGCGCGGCGCGGCAAGTCGCTGGCCTTCGATCCGGAGGAGGTCGAGGAGCTGCTCGACATGCGGTACGGCGACGGTCGCCTTTTTCCTCTGCTCTCGCTGCTGTTCCCGTTCATCGACCTGCGCAACCACTTTCACGTCGATCACGTTTTCGC from bacterium includes these protein-coding regions:
- a CDS encoding DUF1016 domain-containing protein, producing DFYLDLLFYHLKLRCFVVIDLKVGAFKPDYAGKMNFYLNVVDDMLRHEHDSPSIGLILCQDKKKVLAEYALRGVKKPIGVSEYELTRALPETLRSALPTIEEIEAELSESDQGGPG
- a CDS encoding DUF262 domain-containing protein, whose translation is MYQTGDTIRQTLEGIESHKFVLPAIQREFVWKPTQITRLFDSMMQGYPFGTFLYWEVEPQNSSRYRFYDFVRDYHQRDQPHCPPLAVQNNKALTAVLDGQQRLTALNIGLRGSMAWKLQYKWWNNPDAFPIRYLYLDLLADADEEETGVRYRFAFLTPERAEKPEPGECWFKVADILAMEPGPPLLAWLNERLEQADLNKAFSALDRLFQIVHNKNLVAYYQEKSQDLEKVLNIFIRMNSGGTILSYSDLLLSVAVAQWTRLDAREEIHSLVDEINQAGDGFRFSKDLVLKAGLMLSDIGNVGFKVANFNRDNMAVLEEKWPEIRRALVLTVELMSSYGFTGQTLRADSAILPIAYYLFRQRPKSSYVTHNRYAEDRDRIRQWVVRSLVKSGIWGSGLDTLLTALREVLREHGRERFPAKELHDAMARRGKSLAFDPEEVEELLDMRYGDGRLFPLLSLLFPFIDLRNHFHVDHVFARSRFSPKKLRTVGVADEKIDVFREKAESLANLQLLQDAINIEKQH